The Bubalus kerabau isolate K-KA32 ecotype Philippines breed swamp buffalo chromosome X, PCC_UOA_SB_1v2, whole genome shotgun sequence genome has a segment encoding these proteins:
- the S100G gene encoding protein S100-G: MSAKKSPEELKGIFEKYAAKEGDPNQLSKEELKLLLQTEFPSLLKGPSTLDELFEELDKNGDGEVSFEEFQVLVKKISQ; encoded by the exons ATGAGTGCCAAAAAGTCTCCAGAAGAACTGAAGGGCATTTTCGAAAAATATGCAGCCAAAGAAGGTGATCCAAACCAACTGTCCAAGGAGGAGCTGAAGCTACTGCTTCAGACGGAATTCCCCAGTTTGCTGAAG GGTCCAAGCACCCTCGATGAGCTTTTTGAAGAACTAGACAAGAATGGAGATGGAGAAGTTAGTTTCGAAGAATTCCAGGTGTTGGTGAAAAAGATATCCCagtga